The sequence below is a genomic window from Ipomoea triloba cultivar NCNSP0323 chromosome 2, ASM357664v1.
TTGAATAAGATGTTCTTTAGTATTCTTTTGACGCCTCTGTATATCTCGTTCTTTGGAGTTCAGTATACTTATATAAAGTACTCTGCTTGATGCGGGCATTTTGTTTCCTAGATTGTGGATTTAAGTTGCTAACCAACCATCATCCCAAGAAATTTTTGCTGCTACATTTTACTAATACTTGCTCATGATCTGTGATGTACTTAATGCAGCTAGAACAGTCGGGCACTGGACCTGGGGCAAGAAGCTCGCACGCAATCACCATTGTAGGACTAAAAGTCTATGCCTTTGGTGGTGAGTTCACCCCACGTGTTCCCGTTGACAATAAGCTATATGTGTTTGATCTGAATGATCAAACGTGGTCTGTGGCTGAGGCCACCGGTGATGTCCCTCCCCCTCGTGTAGGTGTCACAATGGCATCTATTGGTGAAACCATATATGTCTTCGGTGGGAGAGATGCTGAACACCAGGAGCTGAATGAGCTCTATTCTTTTGACACATCTACGAACAAGTGGGCTCTATTGTCTAGCGGAGACAATGGGCCTCCCAACCGGAGCTACCACTCAATGACAAGTGATGATCAGCACATATACGTCTTTGGTGGGTGTGGAGTGACTGGTCGTCTTAATGATCTCTGGGCTTACAATGTTGTTagtaaaaaatggaagaaattcCCCCTGCCTGGGGACAGTTGTAGAGGCAGAGGGGGACCTGGCCTCACTGTTGTCCTAGGAAAAATCTGGGTTGTCTATGGATTTGGCGGTTATGAGCTTGATGATGTACACTGCTTCGACCCAGTTGAAGAAAAGTGGAGTCAAGTCCAAACCAACGG
It includes:
- the LOC116009740 gene encoding nitrile-specifier protein 5 — encoded protein: MAQTEGKWIKLEQSGTGPGARSSHAITIVGLKVYAFGGEFTPRVPVDNKLYVFDLNDQTWSVAEATGDVPPPRVGVTMASIGETIYVFGGRDAEHQELNELYSFDTSTNKWALLSSGDNGPPNRSYHSMTSDDQHIYVFGGCGVTGRLNDLWAYNVVSKKWKKFPLPGDSCRGRGGPGLTVVLGKIWVVYGFGGYELDDVHCFDPVEEKWSQVQTNGEKPTARSVFSTTGIGKYIFIYGGEVDPSDLGHLGAGKFAAEVYALDAETLVWKRWEATGDHPGPRGWCAFASGQRDGQEGLLVYGGNSPSNDRLGDIFFFTPSCFEL